A genome region from Candidatus Binataceae bacterium includes the following:
- a CDS encoding amidohydrolase family protein: MAFEYKRIDVDSHCQEKPDTWTSRMSKAKWGDRIPQIVEKDGREMWLCDGRVLMNGWLCLCHGVIPDRKSLPTHWRDVPSMVYTADGRMRAMDQDGVSAQALFPNTAGVGGEAFMMRMDPELQKDCVRAYNDYLAEEFYDVAPQRFITLAELPLASVEAATAELKHAANRGHRGFLMIGATEQYRLPAFADRYWDPLWSTAQDLDMPVHFHNVAGAKRLTLGSEPGASDMKTLAMGSANSFALSSQIFANLLLSGVLERFPKLTFVGAESGIGWVPYVLEACDYEWERNQLYKNGLKRKPSDAFRQQCYVDFWYERAGIELRDFIGIDRILWETDFPHPTSIWPAADKWLKWSFAGVPEEDQHKILVENPKRVYRL, translated from the coding sequence ATGGCCTTCGAGTACAAGCGCATCGATGTCGACAGTCATTGCCAGGAAAAACCTGACACCTGGACCAGCCGGATGTCCAAGGCCAAGTGGGGCGACCGTATACCACAGATCGTCGAGAAGGATGGTCGGGAGATGTGGCTATGCGACGGGAGAGTATTGATGAACGGCTGGCTCTGCTTGTGCCATGGCGTGATTCCCGACCGCAAGAGCCTGCCCACGCATTGGCGAGATGTGCCGTCGATGGTCTACACCGCGGACGGGCGGATGCGCGCGATGGACCAAGACGGCGTCTCCGCGCAGGCACTTTTCCCCAACACGGCGGGGGTCGGTGGCGAAGCTTTCATGATGAGAATGGACCCCGAGTTGCAGAAGGACTGTGTCCGGGCGTACAACGACTATCTTGCCGAGGAATTTTACGACGTCGCTCCCCAGCGCTTCATCACGCTGGCCGAACTGCCGCTCGCAAGCGTCGAGGCCGCAACCGCTGAGTTGAAGCACGCGGCCAATCGAGGCCATCGCGGATTTCTCATGATCGGCGCCACCGAGCAGTATCGTCTGCCGGCGTTTGCCGACCGCTACTGGGATCCGCTGTGGTCAACCGCCCAAGACCTCGATATGCCGGTGCATTTCCATAATGTGGCCGGCGCCAAACGGCTCACGCTCGGTTCCGAGCCTGGCGCTAGCGATATGAAGACGCTGGCGATGGGCAGCGCGAACTCCTTCGCGCTCTCCTCACAGATTTTCGCCAATCTCCTGCTGAGCGGGGTGCTCGAGCGTTTCCCGAAGCTGACCTTCGTCGGCGCGGAAAGCGGCATCGGATGGGTTCCGTACGTGCTTGAGGCCTGCGACTATGAATGGGAGCGTAACCAGCTTTACAAGAACGGACTCAAGCGCAAACCCAGCGACGCATTCCGTCAGCAATGCTACGTCGACTTCTGGTACGAGCGGGCAGGAATCGAGCTGCGCGACTTCATCGGCATCGACCGGATCTTGTGGGAGACGGATTTCCCACATCCGACTTCGATCTGGCCAGCGGCCGACAAGTGGCTGAAATGGAGCTTCGCGGGAGTTCCCGAAGAGGATCAGCACAAGATCTTGGTCGAAAATCCCAAACGCGTCTACAGGCTGTAG
- a CDS encoding amidohydrolase family protein: MSQAKWGDRVPHVAAQADGTERWVIDGQVRASTSLAPTGALSDNRGLEPQAWSQVPKSTYEPRARLAAMDSDGVDCSVLYPSAAGVSGEAIGAIKDLELQIECARIYNDWIIEVWATSSRFVPQAILPAGSIEAATAEARRAVGRGHRGLIMPAQPSQINPASPHLYKPEWDPLWTTIQELDVPVCFHAGSAPSVMFEISPAYDAAGARAFDNVRQAAGSAALINGMVLSGILYRFPKLQPVFAGSAIDYVPFALEALDHQWERQRLAENEGFTERPSEIFHRQCYVTTWKEKVGLRNRNYVGPDRILWESEFPRSTSTYPETTRMIENNFAEVPVGERELILWRNAARLYKLAI, encoded by the coding sequence ATGTCGCAAGCGAAATGGGGCGACCGCGTTCCGCATGTGGCAGCACAGGCGGATGGAACGGAGCGGTGGGTGATCGACGGTCAGGTCAGGGCCTCAACTTCGCTCGCGCCGACTGGAGCTTTATCTGACAATCGCGGCCTGGAACCGCAGGCCTGGAGTCAGGTGCCCAAGAGCACGTACGAGCCGCGCGCGCGGCTTGCCGCGATGGACTCCGATGGCGTTGATTGTTCGGTGTTGTACCCATCAGCGGCAGGGGTCAGCGGCGAGGCGATCGGCGCAATCAAGGATCTCGAACTTCAGATCGAATGCGCGCGTATCTACAACGACTGGATTATCGAGGTATGGGCGACGTCCAGCCGCTTCGTGCCGCAGGCCATCCTGCCAGCAGGATCAATTGAAGCGGCGACCGCCGAAGCCAGGCGCGCGGTGGGCCGCGGCCATAGGGGCCTGATCATGCCGGCGCAACCTTCGCAGATAAATCCCGCCTCTCCCCATCTGTACAAGCCGGAGTGGGACCCGCTGTGGACCACAATCCAGGAACTAGACGTCCCCGTGTGCTTCCACGCGGGAAGCGCTCCCAGCGTGATGTTCGAAATCAGTCCGGCCTACGACGCGGCCGGCGCCCGCGCATTCGACAACGTCCGCCAGGCGGCCGGCAGCGCAGCATTGATTAACGGAATGGTGCTGTCGGGAATCCTATATAGGTTTCCGAAATTGCAGCCAGTATTTGCGGGTAGCGCGATTGATTATGTACCGTTCGCGCTCGAAGCTCTGGACCATCAATGGGAACGCCAGCGTTTGGCCGAAAACGAAGGGTTCACCGAGCGCCCGTCCGAGATCTTCCATCGGCAATGCTACGTGACCACGTGGAAAGAAAAGGTGGGTTTGCGAAACCGCAATTACGTTGGTCCGGACCGCATCCTGTGGGAGTCGGAGTTTCCGCGATCGACATCGACGTATCCCGAAACCACGCGCATGATCGAGAATAATTTTGCCGAGGTTCCTGTAGGGGAGCGCGAACTTATCCTGTGGCGCAACGCCGCGCGGCTATACAAACTGGCGATTTGA